Proteins encoded together in one Osmerus eperlanus chromosome 20, fOsmEpe2.1, whole genome shotgun sequence window:
- the cacng7a gene encoding calcium channel, voltage-dependent, gamma subunit 7a, giving the protein MSSFSTRALTLLSSVFGACGLLLVGVAVSTDYWLLMEEGIVLQQNQTTEVKMALHSGLWRVCFVAGAEKGRCVASEYFSADTEIEITTENTANILKMVRTATPFPMVSLLFVFTAFVISNIGHIRPQRTILAFVSGIFFILSGQGLWCGLVIIYMLLSFTVCHSIQLVLLYYIFTRSISFHLSLFSLSLSQGAGVMSVYLFMKRYAEEEMYRPHPALYRPRLSECSDYSGQFLHPDSWPPPQRGRSASEVSSDISIQLNQTPPPPPPKGSSSQQTPSSGPSSGASYQLQPASSSSSSSYPHSSHPLHPSHPHSSHPSGLPSQSVSVGMPPSAVPPPRYHTHMRMSASPC; this is encoded by the exons atGAGCTCATTCAGCACGCGGGCGCTTACGCTCCTGTCCTCCGTGTTCGGGGCGTGCGGCCTGCTCCTGGTGGGTGTGGCCGTGTCCACAGACTACTGGCTGCTGATGGAGGAGGGCATCGTGCTGCAGCAGAACCAGACCACCGAGGTCAAGATGGCGCTGCACTCGGGCCTCTGGAGGGTTTGCTTCGtcgcag gagctgaaaaggggAGGTGTGTAGCATCCGAATATTTTTCAGCAGACACCGAGATTGAGATCACGACGGAGAACACGGCCAACATTCTCA aAATGGTGAGGACAGCCACGCCCTTCCCCATGGTGTCCCTGCTCTTCGTCTTCACCGCATTTGTCATCAGCAACATCGGACACATTCGGCCCCAGCGCACCATCCTGGCCTTCGTCTCTGGAatcttcttcatcctctcagGTCAGGG CCTATGGTGTGGCCTGGTCATTATTTA CATGTTATTGAGTTTCACGGTCTGTCATTCCATCCAACTTGTATTATTGTATTACATCTTTACGCGCTCCATCtcgttccatctctctctcttttctctctctctctcccagggggCAGGAGTGATGTCCGTCTACCTGTTCATGAAGCGCTATGCTGAGGAGGAGATGTACaggccccacccagccctctaCCGCCCCCGCCTGTCGGAGTGCAGCGACTACAGCGGCCAGTTCCTCCACCCAGACTCCTGGCCCCCTCCCCAGCGGGGTCGCAGTGCCTCGGAGGTCTCCAGCGACATCTCCATCCAGCTCAACCAGACCCCCCCACCGCCACCCCCCAAGGGCAGCTCCTCCCAGCAGACCCCCTCCTCGGGGCCGTCCTCAGGGGCCAGTTACCAGCTCCAgccggcctcctcctcctcttcctcctcttacccgcactcctcccacccccttcacccctcccacccccactcctcccaccCCAGCGGTCTCCCGTCCCAGTCTGTGTCCGTGGGCATGCCGCCCTCTGCCGTGCCCCCCCCtcgttaccacacacacatgcgcatgaGCGCCTCGCCATGctag